Within Thermus sp. CCB_US3_UF1, the genomic segment ACGTGGGGTGCGCCACCTGCCACGTCACCTACGTGGGCCGGCGGGCAGGGGTCTTGCCCTATGCGGACGTCCTGGGCAAGGACCAGTCCTGGACCCACTGGCCCGCCTACCGCTACTCCAACGACCAAACCTGGACCATGCAGGACCGGATCCGGGCCTGCTACGGCAACATCGCCCACCCGCCCCCGGACCTTTACTCCTTGCCCATCCTGGCCCTCGAGGTTTTCCTGGCCTACCGCAACAACGGGGCCGTGGTGGAGGAGTGGCCCGCCTTTGTGCGCTAAGGAGGGAGCATGAGAAAGGTCGTTTTCGCCCTGATGGTCCTTTCCCTGGTGGCCTTGGCCCAGCGTTACTTCCAGGACCAGGAACTGGAGCGCATCAAGACCGCGGGCAGGGCCTACGCTGAGGTTTTCCTCAACCAGCGTCCGGACCAGGCCCTCTGCTCCCTCCACAAAAACCGCCTCCCCGCTGACCTCCTGCCCCAGTTCCTGGAGGCCCAGCGGGCCCAGATCCGCTACCCGCAAAACGGCAAGCTCATGGGGGATTGGAAGAAGGGCGGGGCCATCTTCAACAACCTGCAGAAGGCCAACTGCTTCTCCTGCCACTTCGGCTCCCCCGTGCACCTGGGGGGGGACGTGGGCCCCAGCCTGGAGAAGTACGGTCTCAAGCGGGGCCAGTCCGAGGCGGTCCAGCGCTACACCTACGAGGTCATCTACAACGCCTGGGCCTTCTTCCCTTGCACGGTCATGTACCGCTTCGGGGCCCAGGGCCTCCTGACCCCGGAGGAGATCGCCGACGTGGTGGCCTACCTCCTGGACCCCGAGTCCGACTTCAACACCAAGCCCGCGGTGGGGTCTAAATGAACCGCAGGGACTTCCTCTTCCTCCTTTCCGTCCTAGGGGGCCTGGGGCCCAGGGCCCTGGCCCAGGTGCGGGAGGACCCTGCCCGCCTTTACGACCTCCCCCCCTACGGGGAGGCCACCCTCCTCTACTTCTCCGACCTCCACGGCCAGGCCTTCCCCCACCACTTCATGGAACCCCCCAACCTCATCGCCCCCAAGCCCCTGATGGGCCGCCCCGGCTACCTCACCGGGGAGGCCATCCTCCGCTACTACGGGGTGGGGCGGGGCACGCCCTTGGCCTACCTCCTCTCCTACCTGGACTTTGTGGAGCTGGCCCGCGCCTTTGGCCCCATCGGGGGGATGGCCGCCCTCACCGCCCTTATCCGCCAGCAAAAGGCCCAGGTGGAAGCCGCAGGCGGGCAGGCCCTGGTCCTGGACGGGGGGGATACCTGGACCAACTCCGGGCTTTCCCTGCTCACCCAGGGAGAGGCCATCGTGGAGTGGCAGAACCTCACCGGGGTGGACCACATGGTCTCCCACTGGGAGTGGACCTTGGGGCGGCAAAGGGTGGAGGAGCTCCTCAAGAAGTTCCGGGGGGAACACCTTTCCTACAACGTGGTGGACGAGCTCTTTGGCGACCCCCTCTTCCCCGCCTACCGCATCCATACCCTGGGGGGGTACGCCGTGGCCGTGGTGGGGGCCACCTACCCCTACGTGAAGGTTTCCCACCCCGAGGGCTTTACCGAAGGGCTTTCCTTCGCCCTGGACGAGAAGCGCCTGCAGGAGACGGTGGACGCGGCCCGGGCCGAGGGGGCGGACGCGGTGGTCCTCCTCTCCCACAACGGCCTGCAGCTGGATGCCGCCCTGGCGGAAAGGGTGCAGGGGATTGACCTGATCCTCTCCGGCCACACCCACGACCTCACCCCCTTGCCCTGGCGGGTAGGGAAGACCTGGATCGTGGCGGGAAGCGCGGCGGGAAAGGCCCTCATGCGGGTGGACCTGAAGCTCCGCCGGGGCGGGGTCGCCAACCTGCGGGTCCGGGTCCTGCCCGTCCTGGCCCAGCACCTGCCCAAGGCGGCGGACGTGGAGGCCTGGCTGGAGGCCCGGATGGCCCCCCACCGCGCCCACCTCTTGGAAGCCTTGGCCGTTGCCGAAACCCTCCTCTACAAGCGGGATACCCTCTACTCCACCTTTGACCAGCTGGTGGGGGAGGCGGTGAAGGCCCTCTACCCCGAGGTGGAGGTGGTCTTCAGCCCCGCGGTGCGCTGGGGGACCACCATCCTTCCCGGGCAGGCCATCACCCGCGACCACCTTTACGCCTTTACCGGGTTCACCTACCCCGAGCTCTACCTCTTCTGGCTGCGGGGGGAACAGATAAGGAACGTCTTGGAGGACATCGCCAGCAACGTCTTCAGCCCCGACCCTTTCTACCAACAAGGGGGGGATGTGAGCCGCACCCACGGGCTCCGCTACGCCTTGGACCCCGATGCCCCCCTGGGGCGCCGGGTCCAGAGGGTGGAGGTGGGGGGAAGGCCCTTGGACCCCGGCCGCCGCTACCTGGTGGCCGCCTACGGGGGGCGGCTCCAGCGGGCGGGGGAGGCCAGGGCCGGCTACGAGCCCAAGCCCATCTACGCCCTCTTGGAGGCCTACCTCAAGGGGGTGGGGAGGGTTAGGGTTCTCCCCGAGCCCAACGTGCGGGTTCTGGGGCGCAACTACCGCATACCGGAGGTGAGAGGATGAAGCGAAAAGCGCTTTTGGCCATGGGGCTTCTGGCTTTTGGGCTGGCCCTTTCCCAGGTGAGCCCCTTCCGGGCCCGCCTCGAGGCCGCCCTAGGGAGCGGGGGGCGGGAGTTCGCCCAGGTGATGCTCTCCCAGGACCGGGGCCAGGCCCTTTGCAGCCAGTACCGGGACAGACTCCCCCCCGACCTCATACCCCAGTTCCTGGCCGAGCAGAAGGCCCTCATCAAGTACCCCAAAAGCGGTAAGCTCCTGGGGGACTGGAGGAACGGGGAGAAGGTCTTCACCGACCCTAAGCGGGGCAACTGCTACGCCTGCCACGCGGGCGACCCCAAGGAGGTGGCCTACGGCACCATGGGCCCCTCCCTCACCGGCTACGGCCAGCGGGGCACCTCGGAACCCGTGGTCCGCTACACCTACGAGAAGATCTACAACGCCTGGGCCTTCGTGCCCTGCTCCCTCATGTACCGGGGCGGGGTCCATGGCCTCTTCACCCCGGAGGAGACCGCCGACCTGGTGGCCTACCTCCTGGACCCCAACTCCCCCATCAACCGGAGGTGAGCGGTGAAGGACAAGCGAACCCGCATCCTTTTCCTTTCCCTGAGCCTGGCCGCCCTGGGGGGGCTCTTGGGCTACACCCAGCAGCCCAAGCCCCTGGACCCCTTTGAGGAGGCCATGCGCCAGCGGCAGATGTACCTGGAGACCTTCGGGGTTCTCCCCGGGGAGCTTTACGTGGAGGAGGGCAAGGAGCTCTTCTTCCGCAAGGGCCCCAGCGGCAAGACCCTGGAGGAGTGCGACTTCGGCCTGGGCAAGGGCAAGCTGGAGGGGGTCTACGCCGTCTTGCCCAAGTACTTCCCCGATAGCCGCAAGGTGGAGGACCTGGAAAGCCGGGTCTACACCTGCATGCAGACCGTCCAGGGCTACAAGCCCCAGGCCATCAAGCGGGAGGAGGTCAAGGCCATCACCACCTACATCGCCAGCTTCTCCTCCAAGGCCAAGATGCAGGTGGTGCCCAAGCACCCCCAGGAGCTGGCCATGTACAACCTGGGGCGGGAGCTATGGTACGCCCGCGCCGGGGCGCGGGACATGAGCTGCGCCGTCTGCCACGACCAGTATGCCGGCCAGCGGGTGCGCCTCTCCCCGGTGCGGAGCCCCAAACAAGGTCTAGGGAGCGAGTGGCCCGCCTACCGCTTTGAGGCGGACAAGCTCTACACCATGGAGGACCGCATCGCCTTCTGCTACGAGTCCATCGCCATCCCTGCTCCCGCCTTCTACTCCGAGCCCTACATCGCCCTGACCCTGTACATGCTGGCCGAGGCCACCAAGGCCGGGCGTTCCTTTGAGGAGTTGCCCTTCTTCACCCGCTAGCCATGCGCCGCCGCCACCTCCTCGCCCTTCTGCCCCTCCTTCCCCTGGCCCGGGCCCAGGGAGGGGAGGGGTGGGTGCAGGCCTTCGGGGCCTTCCTCCAGCGGGTGCCTCCCGCGAGCTACCTGGTCTACCCCACGGAGGCCAAGGACCTCCTCCTCTTTGAGCCCTTCGTTCTGGACGTGCGCACCCTGGAGGAGCGGAAACGGGGCTACATCCCGGGCTCGGTGCACATCTACGCCGGCCAGGTGCCCGACCGCCTTTCGGAACTTCCCAAGGACAAGGAGGCCCTGATCCTGGTCTACTGCAACTCGGGGAGCGTGTCCATGGTGGTGGCGGCCTACCTGCGGGCCCTGGGCTACAAGAACGCCAAGAACATCGCCCACGGTTTCAAGGGCTGGCTGGACGCCGGCCTGGAAGTGGAGGGAGGATCATGAAACGAATTCTGGTTTTGACGGCGGCCCTTCTGGGCTTTTCCCTGGCCCAGTCCCTGGTGGTGGAGGTCCGCG encodes:
- the soxX gene encoding sulfur oxidation c-type cytochrome SoxX; amino-acid sequence: MRKVVFALMVLSLVALAQRYFQDQELERIKTAGRAYAEVFLNQRPDQALCSLHKNRLPADLLPQFLEAQRAQIRYPQNGKLMGDWKKGGAIFNNLQKANCFSCHFGSPVHLGGDVGPSLEKYGLKRGQSEAVQRYTYEVIYNAWAFFPCTVMYRFGAQGLLTPEEIADVVAYLLDPESDFNTKPAVGSK
- the soxB gene encoding thiosulfohydrolase SoxB; this encodes MNRRDFLFLLSVLGGLGPRALAQVREDPARLYDLPPYGEATLLYFSDLHGQAFPHHFMEPPNLIAPKPLMGRPGYLTGEAILRYYGVGRGTPLAYLLSYLDFVELARAFGPIGGMAALTALIRQQKAQVEAAGGQALVLDGGDTWTNSGLSLLTQGEAIVEWQNLTGVDHMVSHWEWTLGRQRVEELLKKFRGEHLSYNVVDELFGDPLFPAYRIHTLGGYAVAVVGATYPYVKVSHPEGFTEGLSFALDEKRLQETVDAARAEGADAVVLLSHNGLQLDAALAERVQGIDLILSGHTHDLTPLPWRVGKTWIVAGSAAGKALMRVDLKLRRGGVANLRVRVLPVLAQHLPKAADVEAWLEARMAPHRAHLLEALAVAETLLYKRDTLYSTFDQLVGEAVKALYPEVEVVFSPAVRWGTTILPGQAITRDHLYAFTGFTYPELYLFWLRGEQIRNVLEDIASNVFSPDPFYQQGGDVSRTHGLRYALDPDAPLGRRVQRVEVGGRPLDPGRRYLVAAYGGRLQRAGEARAGYEPKPIYALLEAYLKGVGRVRVLPEPNVRVLGRNYRIPEVRG
- the soxX gene encoding sulfur oxidation c-type cytochrome SoxX, producing MKRKALLAMGLLAFGLALSQVSPFRARLEAALGSGGREFAQVMLSQDRGQALCSQYRDRLPPDLIPQFLAEQKALIKYPKSGKLLGDWRNGEKVFTDPKRGNCYACHAGDPKEVAYGTMGPSLTGYGQRGTSEPVVRYTYEKIYNAWAFVPCSLMYRGGVHGLFTPEETADLVAYLLDPNSPINRR
- the soxA gene encoding sulfur oxidation c-type cytochrome SoxA — translated: MKDKRTRILFLSLSLAALGGLLGYTQQPKPLDPFEEAMRQRQMYLETFGVLPGELYVEEGKELFFRKGPSGKTLEECDFGLGKGKLEGVYAVLPKYFPDSRKVEDLESRVYTCMQTVQGYKPQAIKREEVKAITTYIASFSSKAKMQVVPKHPQELAMYNLGRELWYARAGARDMSCAVCHDQYAGQRVRLSPVRSPKQGLGSEWPAYRFEADKLYTMEDRIAFCYESIAIPAPAFYSEPYIALTLYMLAEATKAGRSFEELPFFTR
- a CDS encoding rhodanese-like domain-containing protein, yielding MRRRHLLALLPLLPLARAQGGEGWVQAFGAFLQRVPPASYLVYPTEAKDLLLFEPFVLDVRTLEERKRGYIPGSVHIYAGQVPDRLSELPKDKEALILVYCNSGSVSMVVAAYLRALGYKNAKNIAHGFKGWLDAGLEVEGGS